Proteins encoded in a region of the Rutidosis leptorrhynchoides isolate AG116_Rl617_1_P2 chromosome 9, CSIRO_AGI_Rlap_v1, whole genome shotgun sequence genome:
- the LOC139866097 gene encoding uncharacterized protein, which produces MSENGLETGEPETWVHPVYLLDTWIKTYQYTIEPLNGRSLWPKAEGMFTLVSPKTISTPGRPKKKRRLSKNEVDVIGDSGKLSSKGKLKKCGTCGTYGHNKSTCTGEKKRSGNVDNKWTKKTVKVKLSSKKTMVVGKGKKKK; this is translated from the exons ATGAGTGAAAATGGTTTGGAAACTGGTGAACCAGAAACATGGGTTCATCCAGTGTATTTGTTAGATACATGGATCAAAACTTACCAATACACCATTGAGCCATTGAATGGGAGAAGCTTATGGCCAAAGGCAGAAGGCATGTTCACTCTGGTATCACCAAAGACTATTTCCACACCTGGTCGTCCAAAAAAGAAAAGAAGGTTGTCCAAAAATGAAGTTGATGTCATTGGTGATAGTGGTAAACTTAGCTCAAAAG GCAAGCTAAAGAAGTGTGGCACATGTGGTACTTATGGACACAATAAGAGTACTTGTACAGGTGAGAAGAAAAGAAGTGGGAATGTGGATAACAAGTGGACAAAAAAGACAGTGAAAGTTAAGCTATCTTCAAAGAAGACAATGGTAGTTGgaaaagggaagaagaagaagtga